From Skermanella sp. TT6, a single genomic window includes:
- a CDS encoding anti-sigma factor family protein — MTEPISEFDLMAYVDDQLDAGRRIEVEEYLSRHPQLAAQVMDDLFRRDELRLALTEAATVTGVDQAILPAERLGRRLSVRKVLHRSRRAIAASFLLATGWLAHATFGGLGADPASAAHIMPVYADEAVEAHRTILLEERNGLFTRTAAAPERIADLATGANPAIPLPHLPKTFTPVASHLVPWDHGNAVQVLFHDPSGESLTLFAVETDSFSIEQPYAEEVDGVTIAYWQSGWFAYVLGGSVDRDDLLTLAVRISR; from the coding sequence ATGACCGAACCGATCTCCGAATTCGACCTGATGGCGTATGTCGACGACCAGCTCGACGCCGGGCGCCGCATCGAGGTCGAGGAGTACCTGTCGCGGCATCCCCAACTCGCCGCGCAGGTCATGGACGACCTGTTCCGACGTGATGAATTGCGGCTGGCCCTGACCGAGGCCGCGACCGTCACCGGCGTGGACCAGGCGATCCTACCCGCCGAGCGGCTCGGCCGCCGCCTGTCCGTGCGCAAGGTACTCCATCGCAGCCGTCGCGCCATCGCCGCGTCCTTCCTGCTGGCCACGGGCTGGCTCGCCCATGCGACCTTCGGCGGCCTCGGCGCGGACCCCGCGTCGGCGGCTCACATCATGCCGGTCTATGCCGACGAGGCGGTGGAAGCCCACCGGACGATCCTATTGGAAGAGCGCAACGGCCTGTTCACCCGAACCGCCGCGGCACCGGAGCGGATCGCGGACCTCGCCACCGGAGCCAATCCGGCGATCCCGCTGCCGCACCTTCCCAAGACCTTCACGCCGGTCGCCTCGCACCTCGTCCCCTGGGACCACGGCAATGCGGTTCAGGTCCTGTTCCATGACCCCTCCGGGGAGTCGCTGACCCTCTTCGCCGTCGAGACCGACAGCTTCAGCATCGAGCAACCCTATGCAGAGGAGGTCGACGGCGTGACCATCGCCTATTGGCAGTCGGGTTGGTTCGCCTATG